Proteins co-encoded in one Paraburkholderia edwinii genomic window:
- a CDS encoding c-type cytochrome has translation MKSKSYAAMGLAGALAFVLMRPAAALAEAPAGLVLAQQENCLSCHAVKRRVLGPSLDDIAERYSTRSDARQYLARKILEGSAGVWGTVPMPANTQVTPDEAAQLASWILTLK, from the coding sequence ATGAAATCGAAGTCGTATGCGGCAATGGGGTTGGCAGGCGCACTGGCTTTCGTATTGATGCGACCTGCCGCGGCGCTCGCGGAAGCGCCCGCGGGCCTCGTGCTCGCGCAGCAGGAAAACTGCCTGAGCTGCCATGCGGTCAAGCGGCGCGTTCTCGGGCCTTCACTCGACGATATCGCCGAACGCTATTCGACGCGCAGCGATGCGCGCCAGTACCTCGCGCGCAAGATTCTCGAAGGCAGCGCCGGCGTCTGGGGCACCGTGCCGATGCCGGCCAATACGCAGGTCACGCCCGACGAAGCGGCGCAGCTGGCGAGCTGGATCCTGACGCTCAAGTAG
- a CDS encoding DUF2486 family protein → MSHSNESSSPDDIPILSEVIVQGDPAQGRDVPELVDILPDEPASVPPPAAERDAPPHAATEPAAAKSHAHAKRQTHAHAKRQSHTKSAASDQTTPEVTAPATAPAPTAPATPDYDANLLAERLRGRFASFLTGEGRTLIEARCRDAIQEHNTWLVGQVTREVAMLLETEVSVWIREAIREELKQRGEA, encoded by the coding sequence ATGTCCCATTCGAACGAGTCATCCTCTCCCGATGACATCCCCATCCTCAGCGAAGTGATTGTGCAGGGTGACCCCGCGCAGGGGCGTGATGTGCCTGAGCTCGTCGACATATTGCCGGACGAGCCCGCGTCAGTCCCGCCGCCGGCCGCGGAGCGCGATGCGCCGCCGCATGCCGCGACGGAACCGGCTGCCGCGAAGTCTCACGCGCATGCTAAACGGCAGACTCACGCGCATGCAAAACGGCAGAGTCACACGAAGTCCGCAGCATCGGATCAGACAACTCCGGAGGTAACCGCGCCGGCAACCGCGCCCGCGCCCACCGCGCCTGCGACACCGGACTACGACGCGAACCTGCTCGCCGAACGGCTGCGCGGCCGCTTCGCAAGCTTCCTGACCGGAGAAGGGCGCACGCTGATCGAAGCGCGCTGCCGCGACGCGATACAGGAGCACAACACGTGGCTCGTTGGCCAGGTCACGCGCGAAGTGGCGATGCTGCTGGAAACGGAAGTGTCAGTCTGGATTCGCGAGGCGATTCGCGAAGAGTTGAAGCAGCGCGGCGAAGCGTAA
- a CDS encoding DNA polymerase III subunit chi — translation MTRIDFHSNVGDSLLYACRLVRKAYQAGQPLVVLAEPPRLRAFDEQLWTFSPLDFVPHCMAGAAMTADTPVVLAANLDDVPHHQILLNLGAAVPAQFARFERLLEVVGNAPDELAAGRERYRFYRDRGYALNNYKQGG, via the coding sequence ATGACGCGCATCGATTTCCATTCGAACGTCGGCGATTCGCTGCTGTACGCGTGCCGCCTTGTGCGCAAGGCGTATCAGGCCGGCCAGCCGCTCGTCGTGCTGGCCGAGCCGCCGCGCTTGCGGGCGTTCGACGAGCAGCTGTGGACCTTCTCGCCGCTCGATTTCGTGCCGCACTGCATGGCAGGCGCGGCGATGACGGCCGATACGCCGGTCGTGCTGGCCGCGAATCTCGACGACGTGCCGCATCACCAGATCCTGCTGAATCTCGGTGCCGCGGTGCCCGCGCAGTTCGCGCGCTTCGAGCGGCTGCTCGAAGTGGTCGGCAATGCACCCGACGAACTCGCGGCGGGGCGCGAACGCTACCGGTTCTACCGCGATCGCGGCTATGCGCTGAATAACTACAAGCAGGGCGGCTAG